Below is a window of Magnetospirillum sp. WYHS-4 DNA.
CAGGAACTTCCGGATCTGTGGTTCGTCATCGATGACCAGAATGCGGTTTCCCATGCCTCAAGCCTCATCCTCACCGGCATTCAGGTCAAGTTCTGGGGGCAGCGGCAGGTGGACGACGATGCAGGTGCCGGACCCGTGCAGGCCGGACTCCACGTGGATGGTGCCCCCATGGGCCTCGACGATCCCCCGGCAAATGGCTAGGCCAAGGCCCGTTCCCGCCTGGCTATCGCTCTGGGCCACTCGGTAGAACATGTCGAAGACTTTCTCCCGGTCCTCGGGAGCGATGCCCGGCCCCTCGTCGCAAATCTCGACCGCCACATGGGCGGCCGTCCGGCGGGCCCAGACTTTCACCAGCGTGCCGGCAGGCGCGTACTTGCAGGCATTGTCCAGCAGGTTGAAGAAGGCCTGCTCCATCAGCACGGCGTCCAGGCTGAGAAGCGGCATGTCCGGGGCGATGTCGATGCGGAGTTCGTGGGAACGAGCCACCCGCTTGGCGCGCCGCACCGCCGCCGCGACGATGTCGCGCAGGTCCGCCCAGTCGGCCCTGGGCTTCAGGGCCCCTGCTTCCAGGCGGGTCATGTCGAGCAGGTTCTGGACGAAACGGTTCAACCTCTCCGCCTCGTCCTCGATGCTCTGGGCCAGGTCGTGGCGGGCGTCCGGGGACAGTTGTTCGCCGTAGGAGATCAGGGTCGAGGCCGCGCCCTTGATCGAGACCAGGGGCGTACGCAGATCGTGGGAGAGGGACGACAACAGGGCCGAGCGCAGGCGTTCGCGCTCGGTAGCCACCCGAGCCGCCTCGACGTCGGCCACCAGGTTGGTGCGTTCGATGGCCATCGCCGCCTGGTCGGCCAGGGTTTCCAGGAGGCGAGTTTGCTCGGGTGTCGGCGTTTCGGCCCCCTCCGGCATCCGCACCCCGAGCACCCCGACGGGCCCGCTCACCGACTTCATGGGCAGGAACAGCCACTCGGCGGTAGGCAAGGTGGCCGAACCCCGGCCCGCCGGCTGCCCATGGGTCCAGGCCCAGCCGGCCGCGCCCACCGACTTCTCGTCGATCTGATCCTCGGGCGGATAGCCGGCAGCGATGGCCAGGCCATGCGCGCCCGGCAGCAGGACGAGGGACCGGCCGCGAAGGGTGGAAGCCACATGATGAACCACGGCCCAGAGGACGTCGTCCAGCGTGGCGGCGGCGCCGATGCGACGGCCGAAATCGTAGAGGTTGGTGGTTCGCTTCGCATTCTCGCGCGCCGCTTCCATCTGGGCGCGCAGGCGGCTGGCCATGTTGCTGACCGCTACGGCCGCGATCAGGAAGAAGACCACCGTCAGGATGTTCTGGGTATCGGTGATGGCGAAGGAATAGCGGGGTTCGGTGAAGAAAAAATTGAAGGCAAGGAAGCTCGCCACCGACACGAGCACCGCCGGTCGCAATCCCACCGTCATCGCCACCACCAGCACGGCCATCAGGTAGGCGACCGAGATGTTGGCGACCGGCAGCCAGAGGTCGATCAGAAATCCGGCCCCCGTCGCGGCGACCGTTCCCGCCAGGGCCACGAGGTAGCCCAGTCCTTCGCGAATCGACGGCTTGACGCGGGGACGGACCGGGGCGGACCGGGGACGGCTCTCCTCCTCGCCACCCACCACGAGGACATTGAACTCGCCGGCCCGTTCGATCAGGCGGTCGGTCACCGATTTCCCCAGCCGCCAGCGCCGCTTCTTGGTGCGCCCAACCACGATCTGCGTCGCGTTGCGCTCCCTGGCGTAATCCAGGATTGCAGCCGGCACATCGTCCCCCTGGAGAACAGCGGTCTCGCCGCCCAACTGGGAGGTGAGGCGCATGGCTTCGGCTACCCGGTCCTTGTCCTCGTCGTTAAGGGAGTGATCGCGCGAGGTCTCGACCGTGACGGCGACCCAGGCGGCGGAACGCCGTTCTGCCGACCGCTTGGCAACCCGCACCAGGCGCGTGGCTTCCACCCGCTCGTCGATGCAGACCAGAATGCGTTCGCGGGCGGGCCAGGGTCCCGCGATGGCATGGGCCCGCATGTAGTCGACCATCTGCTTGTCGACCCGCTCGGCGGCATGGCGGAGCGCCATCTCGCGAAGGGCGGTCAGGTTGCCGGGCGAGAAGAAGTGGTGGACGGCGCGGCGGGCCTGTTCGGGGACGTAGACCTTGCCTTCGTGCAGGCGCTTGATGAGGTCTTCGGGCGGCAGGTCGATCAGTTCGATCTCGTCGGCGACGGTAAGCACCCCGTCGGGCAAGGTCTCGCGCACCTTGACCCCGGAAATCTGCTCGACCACGTCGTTCAGGCTTTCCAGGTGCTGGATGTTGAGGGTGGTATAGACGTCGATGCCGGCCGCCAGCAATTCCTCCACGTCCTGCCAGCGCTTGACGTGGCGCGAGCCGGGCACGTTGGTATGGGCAAGTTCATCCACCAGGGCGATGGTGGGCCGGCGCGTCAGCAGAGCGTCCAGGTCCATTTCCCGGAAGGTCCGGCCCCGGTAGTCGACGACGCGGGGCGGCAACAGCTCCAGGCCTTCCAACAGGGCCTCGGTCTCGCGCCGGCCGTGGGTCTCGATGACCCCGGCGACGACGTCGCCGCCTTCGCGCCGACGCTCGTGCGCCGTTTCCAGCATGGCGAAGGTCTTGCCGACGCCGGGGGCGGCGCCCAGGAAGATCTTCAAATGCCCGCGCCCCTCGCGCCGGGCTTCGGCGAGAAGGGCATCGGGGGACGGACGGGTTTCGTCGTCGGTCATGCCGGACAGTTCACCTCATGGGCCAGCGTTCGTCCAGGGCCAGGTTGAGGCGCAGCACGTTGATGCGCGCCTCGCCCAGGACGCCCAACTCCCGGCCCTCGGTATGCCGGATGACGAAATCGCGGAGTTCTTGGACCGGAATATGGCGGTAGGCCGCCACTCTTTTCACCTGGTAGGCGGCGGCGGCCGGCGAGATGTGGGGGTCGAGGCCGCTGGCCGAGGCGGTCGCCAAGTCGGCCGGGACCGGCCCAGTCTCTTCAGGATGGGTGGCCTTCAGTTTCTC
It encodes the following:
- a CDS encoding sensor histidine kinase KdpD translates to MTDDETRPSPDALLAEARREGRGHLKIFLGAAPGVGKTFAMLETAHERRREGGDVVAGVIETHGRRETEALLEGLELLPPRVVDYRGRTFREMDLDALLTRRPTIALVDELAHTNVPGSRHVKRWQDVEELLAAGIDVYTTLNIQHLESLNDVVEQISGVKVRETLPDGVLTVADEIELIDLPPEDLIKRLHEGKVYVPEQARRAVHHFFSPGNLTALREMALRHAAERVDKQMVDYMRAHAIAGPWPARERILVCIDERVEATRLVRVAKRSAERRSAAWVAVTVETSRDHSLNDEDKDRVAEAMRLTSQLGGETAVLQGDDVPAAILDYARERNATQIVVGRTKKRRWRLGKSVTDRLIERAGEFNVLVVGGEEESRPRSAPVRPRVKPSIREGLGYLVALAGTVAATGAGFLIDLWLPVANISVAYLMAVLVVAMTVGLRPAVLVSVASFLAFNFFFTEPRYSFAITDTQNILTVVFFLIAAVAVSNMASRLRAQMEAARENAKRTTNLYDFGRRIGAAATLDDVLWAVVHHVASTLRGRSLVLLPGAHGLAIAAGYPPEDQIDEKSVGAAGWAWTHGQPAGRGSATLPTAEWLFLPMKSVSGPVGVLGVRMPEGAETPTPEQTRLLETLADQAAMAIERTNLVADVEAARVATERERLRSALLSSLSHDLRTPLVSIKGAASTLISYGEQLSPDARHDLAQSIEDEAERLNRFVQNLLDMTRLEAGALKPRADWADLRDIVAAAVRRAKRVARSHELRIDIAPDMPLLSLDAVLMEQAFFNLLDNACKYAPAGTLVKVWARRTAAHVAVEICDEGPGIAPEDREKVFDMFYRVAQSDSQAGTGLGLAICRGIVEAHGGTIHVESGLHGSGTCIVVHLPLPPELDLNAGEDEA